A genomic window from Salvelinus namaycush isolate Seneca chromosome 5, SaNama_1.0, whole genome shotgun sequence includes:
- the decr1 gene encoding 2,4-dienoyl-CoA reductase, mitochondrial: MASTLLCRVSSIFKTDLTLPLKSLVYRRLFSSGTRALSETGPPQAKFFPANEGSMLLPGTYKGKVAFITGGGTGLGKGMTTTLSALGAECVIASRKLDVLKKTAEEITAQTGNKVHAVQCDVRDPKSIEAAVDQLVEVAGLPDVVINNAAGNFISPSEKLSANAWRTITDIVLNGTAFVTLELGKRLILAEKGAAFLAITTIYAETGSGFVVPSAAAKSGVETLCTSLAAEWGRYGLRFNVIQPGPIRTKGAFSRLDPTGMFEKAMIGRIPVGRLGTPGEIANLAAYLCSDYASWVSGAIIRMDGGEYVSMAGEFNDLRRVTKEQWAMMETMIRGTKGS; this comes from the exons ATGGCGTCCACTTTACTGTGTCGGGTGTCATCAATATTTAAAACTGATTTAACCTTGCCGTTGAAGAGTCTTGTCTACAGACGG TTGTTCAGCAGTGGGACCAGGGCATTGAGTGAGACTGGACCCCCCCAGGCTAAATTCTTTCCTGCAAATGAGGGATCAATGCTGCTCCCTGGGACTTACAAAGGCAAAGTGGCCTTTATCACAGGAGGAGGAACGGGGTTGGGAAAAGGCATGACCACAACACTGTCAGCACTAGGGGCAGAGTGTGTCATCGCTAGCAG AAAACTGGATGTTTTGAAAAAGACTGCAGAGGAAATTACAGCTCAGACAGGAAATAAG GTCCACGCTGTGCAGTGTGATGTTAGAGACCCCAAGTCAATTGAAGCTGCTGTGGACCAACTGGTAGAGGTTGCTGGTCTCCCTGAT GTGGTGATCAACAATGCTGCAGGGAACTTCATCTCCCCGTCAGAGAAGCTGTCTGCCAACGCATGGAGGACCATCACAGACATCGTCCTGAATGGCACGGCCTTCGTCACCCTGGAACTGGGCAAAAGGCTGATACTGGCCGAGAAGG GTGCTGCGTTTCTGGCTATCACCACCATATACGCAGAGACCGGCTCTGGATTTGTGGTTCCCAGCGCGGCTGCCAAGTCAGGAGTGGAAACTCTGTGCAC GTCTCTGGCTGCGGAGTGGGGGAGGTACGGCTTGAGGTTTAAtgtcatccagccaggaccaATCAGAACCAAG GGGGCCTTCAGTCGTCTCGATCCCACGGGCATGTTTGAGAAGGCCATGATCGGTAGGATACCCGTGGGCAGGCTGGGCACACCCGGAGAGATTGCCAACCTGGCAGCCTACCTGTGCAGTGACTATGCCAGCTGGGTGTCTGGAGCG ATCATTCGAATGGACGGTGGAGAGTATGTCTCCATGGCAGGAGAATTCAATGATCTGAGGAGG GTCACTAAGGAGCAGTGGGCTATGATGGAGACCATGATCAGGGGCACCAAGGGATCCTAA
- the LOC120048459 gene encoding tropomyosin alpha-4 chain-like isoform X6 → MANSIEAVKRKIKVLQQQADEAEERAETLQRQVEEEKRSREQAEAEVASLNRRIQLVEEELDRAQERLATALQKLEEAEKAADESERGMKVIENRASKDEEKMEMQEIQLKEAKHIAEEADRKYEEVARKLVIIEGDLERTEERAELAEGKCAELEEELKNVSNNLKSLEAQAEKYSQKEDKYEEEIKILTDKLKEAETRAEFAERSVAKLEKTIDDLEDALANAKEENVNIHATLDKTLEDLNSF, encoded by the exons ATGGCCAATAGCATCGAGGCAGTGAAGCGAAAAATTAAAGTTTTGCAGCAACAAGCGGATGAAGCCGAGGAAAGAGCTGAGACTTTGCAAAGACAGGTTGAAGAGGAGAAGCGGTCAAGGGAACAG GCTGAGGCTGAGGTGGCCTCTCTGAACAGGCGTATCCAGCTGGTTGAGGAGGAGTTGGACAGGGCCCAGGAGAGACTGGCCACCGCTCTGCAGAAACTGGAGGAGGCAGAGAAAGCTGCAGATGAGAGCgagag gggtaTGAAGGTGATTGAGAACAGGGCCTCCAAGGATGAGGAGAAGATGGAGATGCAGGAGATCCAGCTGAAGGAGGCCAAGCACATTGCTGAGGAGGCCGACCGCAAGTATGAGGAG GTGGCTCGTAAGCTGGTGATCATTGAGGGTGATCTGGAGCGTACAGAGGAGAGGGCGGAGCTGGCCGAGGG CAAATGCGCCGAGTTGGAGGAGGAGCTGAAAAATGTCAGCAATAACTTAAAGTCCCTGGAAGCCCAAGCTGAGAAG TACTCCCAGAAAGAGGACAAGTACGAGGAGGAGATCAAGATCCTGACTGACAAACTCAAAGAG GCTGAAACCCGTGCTGAGTTTGCTGAGAGATCAGTGGCCAAACTGGAAAAGACCATTGATGACCTGGAAG ATGCGCTAGCCAACGCCAAGGAGGAGAATGTCAACATTCATGCCACCCTGGACAAGACCCTGGAGGACCTTAACAGCTTCTGA
- the LOC120048459 gene encoding tropomyosin alpha-3 chain-like isoform X5, with product MANSIEAVKRKIKVLQQQADEAEERAETLQRQVEEEKRSREQAEAEVASLNRRIQLVEEELDRAQERLATALQKLEEAEKAADESERGMKVIENRASKDEEKMEMQEIQLKEAKHIAEEADRKYEEVARKLVIIEGDLERTEERAELAEGNARRLEEQLRGFDQSLKSLQASEDKYSQKEDKYEEEIKILTDKLKEAETRAEFAERSVAKLEKTIDDLEDALANAKEENVNIHATLDKTLEDLNSF from the exons ATGGCCAATAGCATCGAGGCAGTGAAGCGAAAAATTAAAGTTTTGCAGCAACAAGCGGATGAAGCCGAGGAAAGAGCTGAGACTTTGCAAAGACAGGTTGAAGAGGAGAAGCGGTCAAGGGAACAG GCTGAGGCTGAGGTGGCCTCTCTGAACAGGCGTATCCAGCTGGTTGAGGAGGAGTTGGACAGGGCCCAGGAGAGACTGGCCACCGCTCTGCAGAAACTGGAGGAGGCAGAGAAAGCTGCAGATGAGAGCgagag gggtaTGAAGGTGATTGAGAACAGGGCCTCCAAGGATGAGGAGAAGATGGAGATGCAGGAGATCCAGCTGAAGGAGGCCAAGCACATTGCTGAGGAGGCCGACCGCAAGTATGAGGAG GTGGCTCGTAAGCTGGTGATCATTGAGGGTGATCTGGAGCGTACAGAGGAGAGGGCGGAGCTGGCCGAGGG CAACGCCCGGAGGTTGGAGGAGCAGCTGAGAGGTTTCGACCAGTCACTGAAGAGCCTGCAGGCCTCTGAGGACAAG TACTCCCAGAAAGAGGACAAGTACGAGGAGGAGATCAAGATCCTGACTGACAAACTCAAAGAG GCTGAAACCCGTGCTGAGTTTGCTGAGAGATCAGTGGCCAAACTGGAAAAGACCATTGATGACCTGGAAG ATGCGCTAGCCAACGCCAAGGAGGAGAATGTCAACATTCATGCCACCCTGGACAAGACCCTGGAGGACCTTAACAGCTTCTGA